A stretch of Salvelinus namaycush isolate Seneca chromosome 42, SaNama_1.0, whole genome shotgun sequence DNA encodes these proteins:
- the LOC120035117 gene encoding 40S ribosomal protein S6, producing MKLNISFPATGCQKLIEVDDERKLRTFYEKRMATEVAADPLGDEWKGYMVRISGGNDKQGFPMKQGVLTHGRVRLLLAKGHSCYRPRRTGERKRKSVRGCIVDANLSVLNLVIIKKGEKDIPGLTDSTVPRRLGPKRASKIRKLFNLAKEDDVRQYVVRRPLTKEGKKPRTKAPRIQRLVTPRVLQHKRRRIALKKQRTQKNKEEASEYAKLLAKRMKEAKEKRQEQIAKRRRLSSLRASTSKSESSQK from the exons CTGAATATCTCGTTTCCTGCCACTGGCTGTCAGAAGCTCATTGAAGTTGATGATGAGCGCAAGCTGCGAACCTTCTATGAGAAGCGTATGGCCACAGAGGTGGCTGCTGATCCCCTGGGAGATGAGTGGAAG GGCTACATGGTGCGCATCAGCGGAGGCAATGACAAGCAGGGCTTCCCCATGAAGCAGGGTGTGCTGACCCACGGCCGTGTGCGCTTGCTGCTTGCCAAGGGCCATTCCTGTTATCGCCCCCGTAGGACAGGAGAGCGCAAACGCAAGTCTGTCCGTGGCTGCATCGTTGATGCCAACCTCAGTGTGCTGAACTTGGTTATCATCAAGAAAG GTGAGAAGGACATCCCCGGCCTGACCGACAGCACCGTGCCCCGCCGCTTGGGACCCAAGAGGGCCAGCAAGATCCGCAAGCTCTTCAACCTGGCCAAGGAGGACGATGTCAGGCAGTACGTTGTGAGGAGACCACTGACTAAAGAAG GTAAGAAGCCCAGGACCAAGGCTCCCAGGATTCAGAGGCTGGTGACACCCCGTGTGCTCCAGCATAAGCGCCGTCGCATTGCCCTGAAGAAACAGCGCACACAGAAGAACAAGGAGGAGGCTTCCGAATACGCCAAGCTGCTGGCCAAGAGGATGAAG GAGGCTAAGGAGAAGCGCCAGGAACAGATCGCCAAAAGGCGCCGTCTCTCCTCCCTTAGGGCCTCCACATCCAAATCTGAGTCCAGCCAGAAGTGA